A stretch of Thermodesulfobacteriota bacterium DNA encodes these proteins:
- a CDS encoding adenine phosphoribosyltransferase has product MSPTELKKRIRNIPDFPKKGIQFKDITTLLADRASYQQAIDLMSHRYFDKGIDAVVGVEARGFIMGAALAYKLGTGVLLVRKQGKLPHKTVRASYELEYGKDQLEIHEDAIRPGMKILLADDVLATGGTVAAVIGLLKNLGAVVVECCFLAELSALGGRERLKGEKVFSLIQFDD; this is encoded by the coding sequence ATGTCCCCGACCGAGCTGAAGAAACGTATCCGGAACATCCCCGATTTTCCGAAGAAGGGGATCCAGTTCAAGGACATCACCACGCTCCTCGCCGACCGGGCATCCTACCAGCAGGCGATCGACCTGATGTCACACCGGTATTTCGACAAGGGAATCGACGCCGTCGTCGGGGTCGAGGCGCGCGGCTTCATCATGGGGGCGGCGCTCGCGTACAAGCTGGGAACGGGCGTCCTCCTCGTCCGGAAGCAGGGAAAGCTTCCGCACAAGACCGTCCGCGCGTCCTACGAGCTGGAGTACGGGAAGGACCAGCTCGAGATCCACGAGGACGCCATCCGGCCCGGTATGAAGATCCTCCTGGCCGACGACGTCCTCGCCACCGGCGGGACCGTCGCCGCGGTCATCGGCCTGCTGAAAAATCTGGGCGCCGTCGTTGTAGAATGTTGCTTCCTCGCGGAGCTTTCCGCGCTCGGGGGTCGCGAACGGTTAAAAGGGGAGAAGGTGTTCTCCCTGATCCAGTTCGACGATTGA
- a CDS encoding protein-L-isoaspartate(D-aspartate) O-methyltransferase, producing MDLVKEEELRWKMVEDQIRRRGIRDERVLSAMREIPRHLFVPPAMRHRAYADDPLPIGEGQTISQPFIVAEMTAAMRLTGKEKVLEIGTGSGYQTAILARLASRVVTVERIPSLASGAERRLKEMGVTNVDFVTGDGTLGYRSLAPYDRILSAAASPSVPPPWLEQLAEGGILVLPMGGRLGQELLRVTKRGGEAVREYLGACIFVPLIGKHGYSS from the coding sequence ATGGACCTGGTGAAGGAAGAAGAGCTTCGCTGGAAAATGGTCGAGGACCAGATCCGCCGGCGCGGGATCCGGGACGAGCGGGTCCTTTCGGCGATGCGGGAGATCCCCCGGCACCTGTTCGTCCCGCCGGCGATGCGCCACCGTGCGTACGCGGACGATCCGCTGCCGATCGGGGAAGGGCAGACGATATCCCAGCCCTTTATCGTCGCGGAGATGACGGCGGCGATGCGGCTGACCGGCAAGGAGAAAGTGCTGGAGATCGGCACCGGCTCCGGCTACCAGACCGCGATCCTGGCGCGGCTCGCCTCCCGCGTGGTCACCGTGGAGCGGATCCCGTCCCTGGCTTCCGGGGCAGAGCGGCGCCTCAAGGAAATGGGGGTGACGAACGTGGACTTCGTCACAGGCGACGGCACCCTCGGATACCGTTCGCTCGCTCCCTACGACCGCATCCTGTCCGCGGCGGCGTCGCCTTCCGTCCCGCCCCCCTGGCTGGAACAGCTCGCGGAAGGCGGGATCCTGGTGCTGCCGATGGGTGGACGCCTCGGCCAGGAGCTCCTCCGGGTGACGAAGCGGGGCGGGGAGGCGGTCCGCGAATACCTGGGTGCCTGTATCTTCGTTCCCCTCATCGGCAAGCACGGATATTCCAGTTAG
- the surE gene encoding 5'/3'-nucleotidase SurE has translation MEGDAPVILLCNDDGIRSEGIVALSAALKELGTVYVVAPDRERSAAGHSLTLTHPLRVEKLGPRTWSVDGTPTDCVNLGVNGILKGKRIDLLVSGINKGANLGDDITYSGTVSAAMEGTILGIPSIAVSVVTRSKFRFDVASEFASTVARKVMAQGIPDDTLLNVNVPNVPKDRIAGVRVTRMGKRIYGDAIVEKRDPRGRKYYWIGGDYLTSEEVPGSDLEAIEDNYISVTPIHLDLTNYSALKALRKWTW, from the coding sequence TTGGAAGGCGACGCACCGGTCATCCTGCTCTGCAACGACGACGGCATACGATCCGAGGGGATCGTCGCGTTGTCGGCGGCGCTGAAGGAACTCGGAACGGTATATGTCGTCGCCCCCGACCGGGAAAGGAGCGCAGCGGGGCACTCCCTGACGCTGACGCATCCGCTCCGGGTCGAGAAGCTGGGCCCCCGCACCTGGTCCGTTGACGGCACTCCCACCGACTGCGTCAACCTCGGAGTGAACGGCATCCTGAAGGGGAAAAGGATCGACCTGCTCGTCTCCGGCATCAACAAGGGAGCGAACCTGGGCGACGACATCACCTATTCCGGTACGGTGTCCGCCGCAATGGAAGGCACCATCCTGGGGATCCCGTCGATCGCCGTCTCCGTCGTCACCCGCAGCAAGTTCCGCTTCGACGTGGCGTCGGAGTTCGCGTCGACCGTGGCCCGGAAGGTGATGGCGCAGGGAATCCCCGACGACACCCTGTTGAACGTGAACGTCCCCAACGTCCCGAAGGACAGGATCGCAGGCGTGCGGGTGACGCGGATGGGCAAGCGGATCTACGGCGACGCCATCGTCGAGAAGCGCGACCCGCGCGGCCGCAAGTACTACTGGATCGGCGGAGACTATCTCACGTCGGAAGAAGTCCCCGGATCGGACCTCGAGGCGATCGAGGACAACTACATCTCCGTCACCCCGATCCACCTCGACCTGACGAACTACTCCGCGCTGAAGGCGCTCCGGAAATGGACCTGGTGA
- a CDS encoding phosphomannose isomerase type II C-terminal cupin domain, with product MRCLNNLRISHRNRERMATERGDRPWGHYLVLIEDAGYKVKQFVVHPGRRLSLQRHRRRAEHWQVVRGEAAVTVGSEVGNLVNVSLTPGSYIDIPLGAYHRVESVGIEDLVIIEVQMGDYVGEDDIERIEDDYGRAEQ from the coding sequence ATTCGATGCTTAAATAATCTACGAATATCTCACCGGAATAGGGAGCGAATGGCGACCGAACGCGGGGACCGCCCTTGGGGTCACTACCTGGTGCTGATCGAGGATGCGGGATACAAGGTGAAGCAGTTTGTCGTGCATCCCGGCAGGCGGCTCAGCCTTCAAAGGCATCGGAGACGCGCCGAGCACTGGCAGGTGGTCCGCGGGGAGGCGGCGGTGACCGTGGGCTCCGAAGTCGGAAATCTCGTCAATGTTTCGTTGACGCCGGGCAGCTACATCGACATTCCTCTGGGGGCGTACCACCGGGTGGAGAGCGTCGGGATCGAGGACCTGGTGATCATCGAGGTGCAGATGGGGGATTACGTCGGCGAGGACGACATCGAACGGATCGAGGACGATTACGGCAGGGCGGAGCAATGA
- a CDS encoding MerR family transcriptional regulator has product MAAPEIPDKFYFKIGEVSRILGVKPYVLRFWETEFRISPSKNKSQHRVYKRQEVETLREIKRLLYEERFTIDGAREKLKQIAKSRQQQLKLELAENPFKAELKRLKKDLAKIHSMLK; this is encoded by the coding sequence GTGGCGGCTCCGGAGATTCCCGACAAGTTCTACTTCAAGATCGGGGAAGTGAGCCGGATCTTAGGAGTAAAGCCTTACGTCCTCCGCTTCTGGGAAACCGAGTTCCGGATCTCGCCTTCGAAAAACAAGTCACAGCATCGCGTGTACAAGCGGCAGGAGGTGGAGACGCTGCGCGAGATCAAGCGCCTACTGTACGAAGAGCGCTTCACCATCGACGGCGCCAGGGAAAAGCTGAAGCAGATCGCGAAGAGCCGGCAGCAGCAGCTCAAGCTGGAGCTGGCGGAAAACCCGTTCAAGGCGGAGCTGAAGCGGCTGAAAAAGGACCTCGCGAAGATTCATTCGATGCTTAAATAA
- a CDS encoding integration host factor subunit alpha, which produces MTKADLVEIVYEKIGGLSKKESQDIVEAIFETMKGSLKAGEKIKISGFGNFTLRDKRPRKGRNPQTGDDIQITARRVLTFRPSQILKSHINVEKTS; this is translated from the coding sequence ATGACGAAAGCTGACCTGGTCGAGATCGTGTACGAGAAGATCGGCGGTCTTTCGAAAAAAGAGTCTCAGGACATCGTCGAGGCCATCTTCGAAACGATGAAGGGCAGCCTTAAAGCAGGCGAAAAGATCAAGATTTCCGGATTCGGGAACTTCACGCTTCGAGACAAGCGGCCGCGGAAAGGGCGCAACCCCCAGACCGGCGACGATATCCAGATCACCGCCCGCCGCGTCCTCACGTTCCGTCCCAGCCAGATCCTGAAATCGCACATCAACGTCGAAAAAACCTCTTGA
- the pheT gene encoding phenylalanine--tRNA ligase subunit beta, with product MKITYSWLKEFIDTRLTPAQVQEALTMAGVEVSACRFLGEGFDNVVTAKILVKGPHPNADRLSLCKVTDGASEYGIVCGAKNMQAGDVVALAKVGAVLPNGVEIKKAKIRGHASEGMLCSEQELKLAEESAGIMILPADTSLGMPLADALGLSDWLLEVEITPNRGDCLSVLGVARELASITGEKLVLPETPIREDGPPVESLATIALSDRELCPRYSARVVTDVKIAPSPGWMQRRLALCGIRPINNVVDVTNYMLLELGQPMHAFDLDRVRGSRIDVRAPSEPMRFTTLDGAERKIDPGMLLIWDGGGAVAVAGVMGGLNSEVTEETTRVLFESAHFDPASIRRTSKRLGLASESSYRFERGVDPAGTLYAADRAVSLLARIGQATPAKGFLDEGRSSGFSRKVRFRPSRAGRIVGTNYPPEQCGRIFERLSFTFETVAEGEWEVTVPSCRFDIEREIDLVEEVARLSGYERIPTTYPESIAPEFSADDRFVDLAEKACDFLRANGFHQAVNFSFVSGRKWERLGKLLGFDAGDAILLKNPISEDTTLLRPHLLTGLLRNAADNTRRFVEDVRLYEIGKSFGKCHVAGHFEEARLAVILTGQRLPSNWSGGGAPADFYDIKGIVEGLLRHLGAGPLYAVPTYRRPFLEEGKAADLLAQGDCVGWFGAVRKELLSEYEIPGPVFFGEIRLHAATANPPPVGIYRPLPKFPPVFRDLACVFPAEIPVGDVLALVRETAPEIEDAVVFDVFTGEKIGKGLKSVGIRVKLQPSDRTLTDADVNSIHTKIVDLLENRFGGRIRTT from the coding sequence TTGAAGATCACGTATTCCTGGCTTAAGGAATTCATCGACACGCGCCTTACCCCCGCGCAGGTGCAGGAGGCGCTCACGATGGCGGGGGTCGAAGTCTCCGCCTGCCGGTTCCTGGGCGAAGGGTTCGACAACGTCGTCACCGCGAAGATCCTCGTGAAGGGCCCCCACCCGAACGCCGACCGCCTCTCCCTGTGCAAGGTGACGGACGGCGCCTCGGAATACGGGATCGTGTGCGGCGCGAAGAACATGCAGGCGGGAGATGTCGTCGCGCTGGCGAAGGTCGGCGCGGTGCTCCCCAACGGGGTCGAAATCAAAAAGGCGAAGATCCGCGGCCACGCCTCCGAGGGGATGCTCTGCTCGGAGCAGGAACTCAAGCTCGCGGAGGAATCCGCGGGGATCATGATCCTTCCTGCCGACACTTCCCTGGGAATGCCGCTTGCCGACGCATTGGGGCTCTCCGACTGGCTTCTCGAAGTGGAGATCACCCCGAACCGGGGAGATTGCCTGAGCGTCCTCGGCGTGGCGCGCGAGCTGGCTTCCATCACCGGAGAGAAGCTCGTCCTGCCCGAAACGCCGATCCGGGAAGACGGCCCGCCGGTGGAAAGCCTCGCGACGATCGCACTGAGCGACAGGGAGCTCTGCCCGCGATACAGCGCGCGGGTCGTGACGGACGTGAAGATCGCGCCGTCGCCCGGGTGGATGCAGCGGCGTCTTGCCCTCTGCGGCATCCGGCCCATCAACAACGTCGTCGACGTCACCAACTACATGCTGCTCGAGCTGGGGCAGCCGATGCACGCGTTCGACCTCGACCGCGTCCGGGGCTCCCGCATCGACGTCCGCGCCCCCTCGGAGCCGATGAGGTTCACGACGCTCGACGGGGCGGAGCGGAAGATCGACCCGGGGATGCTGCTCATATGGGACGGGGGCGGGGCGGTTGCCGTCGCGGGCGTAATGGGCGGTTTGAACAGCGAGGTGACGGAAGAGACGACCCGCGTCCTGTTCGAAAGCGCGCACTTCGATCCGGCGTCGATCCGGCGGACCTCGAAGCGGCTGGGGCTCGCCAGCGAGTCTTCCTACAGGTTCGAGCGGGGCGTTGACCCGGCGGGGACCTTGTACGCGGCCGACCGGGCCGTTTCCCTGCTGGCCCGGATCGGGCAGGCGACCCCCGCCAAAGGGTTCCTGGACGAAGGAAGGAGCTCCGGCTTTTCCCGGAAGGTCCGCTTCCGTCCTTCCCGCGCGGGCCGGATCGTCGGCACGAATTACCCTCCGGAGCAGTGCGGGAGGATCTTCGAGCGCCTCTCCTTCACGTTCGAAACGGTCGCGGAGGGAGAGTGGGAGGTCACCGTCCCTTCCTGCCGATTCGACATCGAGCGGGAGATCGACCTGGTCGAAGAGGTCGCGCGCCTGTCCGGCTACGAGAGGATCCCGACGACCTATCCCGAATCTATTGCCCCGGAATTCTCGGCGGACGACCGCTTCGTCGACCTGGCGGAGAAGGCATGCGATTTCCTGCGGGCGAACGGGTTCCATCAGGCGGTGAACTTCTCCTTCGTTTCCGGGCGGAAATGGGAGCGCCTCGGAAAGCTCCTCGGGTTCGACGCTGGCGACGCAATCCTTCTGAAGAATCCGATCTCCGAAGACACCACCCTGCTGCGCCCGCACCTGCTGACCGGTCTTCTCCGGAACGCGGCGGACAACACGCGGCGGTTCGTGGAGGACGTCCGCCTGTACGAGATCGGGAAATCGTTCGGGAAATGCCACGTTGCAGGGCATTTCGAGGAGGCGCGCCTCGCCGTGATCCTGACCGGGCAACGGCTTCCCTCCAATTGGTCCGGCGGCGGCGCCCCCGCGGATTTCTACGATATCAAGGGGATCGTGGAAGGGCTCCTGCGACACCTCGGAGCGGGGCCCTTGTACGCGGTGCCGACGTACCGGCGTCCGTTCCTCGAAGAAGGAAAGGCGGCCGACCTGCTCGCGCAGGGCGATTGCGTGGGGTGGTTCGGCGCCGTCCGGAAAGAGCTGCTGTCGGAATATGAAATCCCGGGGCCCGTTTTCTTTGGAGAAATTCGCCTGCATGCGGCGACCGCGAACCCGCCGCCCGTCGGGATCTACCGGCCGTTGCCGAAGTTTCCCCCGGTGTTCCGCGATTTGGCGTGCGTCTTCCCCGCGGAGATCCCGGTCGGCGACGTGCTGGCGCTGGTCCGGGAGACGGCGCCCGAGATCGAGGATGCGGTCGTGTTCGACGTGTTCACGGGGGAAAAGATCGGGAAAGGGCTCAAAAGCGTGGGGATCCGGGTGAAACTCCAGCCGTCCGACAGAACCTTGACGGACGCAGATGTAAATAGTATACATACCAAGATAGTAGATTTATTGGAGAATCGGTTCGGCGGAAGAATCCGCACCACCTGA